Proteins from one Telopea speciosissima isolate NSW1024214 ecotype Mountain lineage chromosome 1, Tspe_v1, whole genome shotgun sequence genomic window:
- the LOC122646571 gene encoding photosystem II reaction center W protein, chloroplastic-like translates to MATVTASNTIFQVVRAGLVRRGSAGAISSPVLGGLPELAKKGRVVCSMEVKAPASNNCSGMGMSASLVAAATAAAMSSPASALVDERMSTEGTGLPFGLSNNILGWILLGVFALIWSLYTVYTSTLEESEESGLSL, encoded by the exons ATGGCTACCGTAACTGCAAGCAACACAATCTTTCAGGTCGTGCGAGCCGGCCTCGTCCGGAGGGGTTCGGCTGGGGCCATTTCGTCGCCTGTCCTCGGTG GGTTGCCGGAACTTGCAAAGAAAGGACGTGTGGTATGTTCCATGGAGGTGAAGGCACCTGCATCTAACAATTGCtcaggtatgggtatgagtgcATCACTGGTGGCAGCGGCAACAGCAGCGGCGATGTCAAGCCCGGCCTCGGCACTGGTGGATGAAAGAATGAGCACAGAAGGAACAGGACTTCCCTTTGGTTTAAGCAACAACATACTTGGGTGGATCCTCTTGGGTGTGTTTGCTCTTATATGGTCTCTCTACACTGTTTACACTTCCACTCTTGAGGAGTCAGAGGAATCAGGACTCTCCCTCTGA
- the LOC122643700 gene encoding transcription factor MYB1-like, producing MGTSPCCSKEGLSKGLWSAYEDQILSDYIKTHGEGRWNHLPNKAGLNRSGKSCRLRWLNYLRPGIKRGNISPEEEELIIRLHKLLGNRWSLIAGRLPGRTDNEIKNYWNTILGKKVQEGHSFPLPPLSTQNHFNSNSSQSNLKKKKNKEEQQSIIMRLQPPPPESGQLEAEAMGEPSAIISLKATEPVSYEGLSSLFTHREEEISSSKLMELWSSDLLNSDFSWVSHCQDGEAETNNGNNYNWYTDLSLENEDDWNWI from the exons ATGGGTACAAGCCCTTGCTGTTCCAAGGAGGGATTGAGCAAGGGCCTTTGGAGTGCTTATGAGGACCAAATCCTATCAGATTACATTAAAACACATGGAGAGGGGAGATGGAATCACCTCCCCAACAAAGCAG GTCTCAATAGAAGTGGAAAGAGTTGCAGACTTCGCTGGTTGAATTATTTGAGACCTGGTATCAAGAGAGGAAACATATcccctgaagaagaagagcttaTCATCAGGCTTCACAAGCTCTTGGGCAACAG ATGGTCACTCATAGCAGGAAGGCTTCCAGGAAGAACAGACAATGAAATAAAGAATTATTGGAACACCATTCTAGGAAAGAAGGTCCAAGAAGGTCACTCCTTCCCCCTACCTCCACTTTCCACCCAGAATCACTTCAACTCAAACTCAAGTCAATCTaacctgaagaagaaaaagaacaaagaggAGCAGCAAAGCATTATCATGAGATtacagccaccaccaccagaaTCTGGGCAACTTGAAGCTGAAGCAATGGGGGAACCCTCAGCTATTATAAGCCTCAAAGCAACAGAACCAGTATCCTATGAGGGGTTGTCCTCCTTGTTCACccatagagaagaagagatcagcTCCTCCAAGCTAATGGAGCTATGGTCATCTGACCTTCTGAATTCAgacttctcttgggtctcccatTGCCAAGATGGAGAAGCAGAGACAAATAATGGTAACAACTATAACTGGTACACTGATCTAAGTTTGGAGAATGAAGATGATTGGAATTGGATATGA